From the Drosophila simulans strain w501 chromosome 2L, Prin_Dsim_3.1, whole genome shotgun sequence genome, the window ACTTTTAGTTTCAATGAGTTCGAAGCATCTAAGAAGATATCTCTATAATACCGAGCATTAACTCACCTTGTGATAGAAAATAGGGATCCACGGACTTGTAGGTGCCCGACGACGGCGAGAGATATCCGAGGGTCATTTGAAGAAATCCGTGATCGGTGTAGGGTGCATTCGGATAGAGTACTCCATTGGATGCACCACTACCTCCATTTAggggcggcggaggcggaggtTGAGGTTGAGTCGTGGGCACCGGCGGATGTTGTGCCGCTCCAGATCCCAACTGCTGCGAAATCTGATCTCCGTTGTAGTGGGAAGCTCCATGTCGTGAGTGGTGGTTGGACCTACGATGCAAGGGGTTCAATTAGGGGTCTATTGGTATTTCGATGTTAAACTATTCTCTTTTTGTCCAAAAAGTGATTTTTATGatggtatgtatatatacaaatatccCCAGATATTTTTAGCTTTATGATAAACttcaattccattttcatAATATCTTTgaacttataaaaaatattctattattTAAAAGAACATAAACCAAAGAAAGATCTATAAATCATCATATGCTAGTTCAAAGTGTGTCTTTAAGTCGGGTTTACTATGGATCCTATTTGAATTCTAATGTTTAATGTTTAGTTATTCTTTAGTAATTTCACATAGTTAATATAAGTTTCTTTTCTCACATATTTCGTTGTTTAATCACTCTTTTTCACTCTTCTAGTCATTTATATGggcttaaaattaaagttttttaactaaaaattCACTGCAGTAGTAATAAGCCATGGAATTCGGAAACCAACCGTGGAGTGCTGTGCAAGGACTTGGCGTAATCCTCGCCAGCGTAACCCGACGCAGCCTGGTTGCTGCGGGCAGTAGCCGtcgcggatgcggatgcggacgcCGGCGGATGTGACTGCGGCGGATGCGAATGTTGCGACGGATGTTTGTGCGGATTATTGTCGTGGGCAAATGCGCTTCTGGCACTTTTCACCGCGTTTCTGCTGCTCTTTGGCGcgtagttgttgctgtttgcgGCGATGCCGTTGGTATCACtactattattgttattgctggcACTATTTAAGTTTTGAAACAATATGTGCTCGATGGAGAACGGCGTTTTTGTGGTCAGCATTGTGGTGGCGCTGGCCATCGCCGCCGCCTTGCTGTGCGTGGGCGTGGTGGCATTGGCATGAGCATGTGCGTCCGCAGGACTCAAGCTGGCCTCATTAAGCATTGCCATTGCACTGGAGGATGgccgagcaggaggagcacgaggagcaggaggagcaggaggagcagtgTTGGAGACCGGAGCCAGGATGTGCCAGCCAGCCGGGATATATACGTGTCCTTGGACCGCGCGCGCGCTTATGTTGTTTGCTCGTTGACGGTCGCGTTGAGTTTGCGGCAATCACCGCACATCAACCAGCAAATTGCTCTAAACGAGCTGCCAGCAGACATGTGCGAGCGAGCCGGCGATATGGTCCTGCATCCTgcggaaaaggaaaatcgGGGGGAAAAAATGCGAGCGCAGGCAGTGCCACCCCCTCCTCAATCCGGCTGCAGTTGGCCCGCTTTGCGGTGCCCGCTTAGAGCGGCAATATTCGGGGAATCCCCGTAAGCGGGCACATGAACACACCCCTCGATTTGCATGCGCATAGGGTTGTCCTGCTCTGGCAGGATTTCGAGCACCCATCTCTCTGCTGGCATCCACTGGACATGCGATTAGTGCGGAAAAACCTTAGTTTAATTGACCCCCGTTAGCCGCAAATAAGTTGCACAACTATGCGTCCTTGCTCTGCCGCCATTTTGCGAGGCAGGCACATCCTGCCACGTCGCCAGCCACCCAATTGGCACCCACTTGTCATAATTAACGTGTCACGGCCGCCATTGTTGTCTGTCTGGCTGATGATGTGCGTGCATTAAATGCCacaattattataattgaattaaacaaTCGATTCTGCTGCTGTGACAGGATAATTGCTAGGTGGAGCCAGCGCAACTGTACCCGCTGGGTTGGAGGCCACATGTTCGCCTGCTTtgcattcatatattttttccccGCGCGGTTAATTGAATCAGAGCCCCACATAGCAGTACACCACCCACCAAGGACACCCGGCCCCCATCCTCTCCACACCCACCAAGTGACACCatcgaaaagggggcgtgccTCCTTTCCAGCCAGCCACCAATCAGCGAAGAGCTCGCCGAGGGGTTGCTTTCGCCACTATACTCGTCCTGTTTCGTCCTGTTGCTTTGAGCATCCGTTTTTTCGCACTGCGGAAAGTCCTGGATCCTTCAGAGAGAAGGAGATTGTGCGGGGAAGGGGCTCCAAAAACAGAGCAGGAAGGAAGGACAATAACGAGACATCGCCGAGAGAGAAAAAGGCATATGACGACGATGCGACCAAAAAGCAAGACAAATTTGCTcgttttattaataaaataagtcACGCAAACTAAGTCGAACGTCATTATTAGGTTAAAGCCCTAAAACGGGCGCATTAGGATGGCATTCGAGTGATCGCGGTGATGGTTGGGGCTGCTTGGAGATGGGCTGCCCTGTTCCTGGGCAAAAATATCTCAGCTTCTCTAAggacattaaacaatttattaaatattgctAGCGAGGTTATGGGgtttataaaagtattttattctaattaaaaaataatagaataatagtattttaaaagttatttaaaatgagttagatacagaaataaataaaattatttatttttcaattagttaATTCAAAtctattttataaaatgtgttGTTTCCGatctaaattaaattttaagttatacaaccattaataataaatatatttattattacatatattagAAATAAAAACTGATATTTATCTAAGGGAAAGAAAGTTAATAGAATAAAATATCTCCAGACTTTATAGTATATAGTTACATTCAGTTCAGAGCTCCATGAACGGTggaaagctggaaaaaggTATTCCAGCCAGAGATGAGCACTCCTCTCACCTGGCCGAAAGCTCTTAACTGGCTGCTCCGCCTCCAcatccacctcctcctccgcggACTACTCTTCGGTGTCATCCATTGTTAACCCGCTGACATGAACGTGCCAAAGGGCCTTTGTGAGGACATATATTTTGTTCAGTACTTTTTGAGTCTGCTCGTTGGCATGTCTACCTTgcgttttttattgatttttctcgCTAGCTGGAAATCCACGGATTTGCGAGCAGAGATTCCCATGGCCAACTATGAGGGCAGATCATATTTTTGAGCCATCATTTAGTCTGACTAATTTCCCATTGTTGCACGTGCCCCGTCCGATGGGCTGAGCctaatttttataataataaaaatgctacTACGTCTGGGGCATCGAATTGCCAGCCACTTTGCGGTTTAAGCTGAAGGAGGGTGCTTTTCCTTGGGGCAATTACAACATTTTGTGTCAGTTTGTCTGGCAAATCCTTCTGCGCTGTCTACATGAACGTCTCCTTGCCTCCTTTTTTGTGTTAGCATAATTCCCTGGAATCAAAGCTGAAGTGTGTCACCGATCAGGTTACATAAGCCATAGGTCGTGCCCGACATGGCAACAGGGGTGAATATTGGCGGCACATCGCCTCAGATCCTCTTTCCGCATTTAAGTTTGATTCTCGGTAAATTAACTTCTGATACAAGCAACACAAACTTGAACATCCTTGCGGGTCCTTTGTTTTTGGGAGCAGCGCTCAAGTGGCTACATCCTTACGCTTCCTTTGTTGTactgtattttttatttgctaagCCTTCAAGGATGAAAAAATCGTATTTGTAGTTCCTGTTTAAGGATAATTGAATAACGAATTCAAACTTATAACCAGCTCAAGAAAAATTAAAGTtggttatttttatatttataataataccTAATTAATGGCTACTTTTTAAAGCCGTAAAACTGAAAGTCAGTTACGACTGTCCAATCAGAACCATTTTTATCTTGTTTTATCGATCTAATGCTTACCAGGATATTAAATAGGATTTGTTAAGAGAAAATGTGATAATTTAAGTAATTGTAGCATTGAATCCGGTAGAGCAACATGCCCCAACTACTACATCATTATAGCTCGACCACCTCAATATACCATTTCCGATCCTTcattcaaaaatacaaaaagaaaaaatcttaaataaaAACGCTTATTCAACAAATAACTAGATTTATAGCGTCCAGTTCCTTAACACCTTAATCTTTGGAAATGAGTTGTATGTATGTCATAACAGAatttttttaatgatgaaAACCCCCATATTTGTAAGTAAAGACTTCAAAATTAAACACTAGTTAGATTATTAGTAACAAATTCCTCGTAAATGTTACTAAAATCGTGGCCAACTTCAATATCAGGGATTTTGGAAAGTGCAGTTGCAATCGTCACTTTTATCTCACCTCGTTGGGATGCATTTTTTTGATTTCCTACTGACAGTTTATTTTTACCACTACAAGAACGTGTGATCTTTtgctcataaataaatatagttcCGTTTTTAAGCCGCTATTGAACTTAACCCAGCTCGTCCCACTCTAAAAAAAATCCGCACGTAACTCGCAATCAAATGGCTATTCGGTTGCATTTAAATAGGAAATATGCTCGGAAATTGTTGAGTTACGCCCACCAAAAACGCCATATCCGGGAATCCAGTGGCCGAACAATCGAGCGAGTTGTAGTCCTGGCTGTTCAGTAGATTTCACGATAATTGCGCGggataaattcaattaaatagcACACTACATGGCCGTAGAGCCCAACAACTGTATCAAAATAACAGCGATGCTGCCCCCGCCGGCTGATAAAATCGGAAAATGCCAGCAAATTACAAGCTGCCCCTCGACAAATCATCGTGTGCACATATTTCGATGTAATTTAATATGTGGCACGCGTTCGGGAAACTTTTGCCTTCCTAGTTCGACTCTTCCTGCTCCGCAcgtattttcatttcattttttcttctCGTTGAATGCTCGTTGTTTGTTGGCTGGGAAAGGACCAGGAGGACTTGTGACTCCGGACGACGACGGGTTCATCCACAATTGTTGCCAATGAGAGCGATTGTGTGCCGCAAGGGGTGAAGGAGTGGTGGTGCCCCAGTAGGGGGAGGTGGCAGgataattgcatttgttaGTGCTCTAATTGTCAGGGCGGTCTAATTCGAGGACCAGGGCCAGGACGAAAAGGTTACTGGGCCTAGGATCACAACAAGAGACTTTTAATAAGCAGCCGACCGCCCAAAACAAAGCACTTCGGAAGGCGGAAAGCGGAAATCGCCACTCGTCGGGGAGTTCAAGTGCCCTCGAGGGAGGAATAGTGGGTGTTCTAACGATCCTAACTCTGTGATTTTGACAATTCAACACCAAAAGAACTGACAATTAAATGCAGAAAATAATCAAGTGATTAAACAGTCTTCGAAAGAAATATCGCCCTTAAactatttcccatttttcaaTAGATTAATTGATATAAGGGTACTTAAAATACCTGCTAATAGTAATAAATTCTTAAGTAATATACAGATTTATCTCTCCTTTACCTGAATCTGTTATCTTTCATTTCACGATAAATGTAGTTAGCAGGAACATATAAGTTCAGctaaagatacattttacaATCCCAATAAGTATCTTGAAATAGAAAACTcctaatatttaaatttaataatgcgTTATCAATCGAGGTGCTTTATTATCGCCAGTTCCCATCTAGTGCCTTATTTGCGAAGGGACATTATATTCCTGTCGTGCCCAAGAGCCAGAAGCTGGGGAAGAGAAGTCATCTGATGATTTGGCCCGTGGAGAGGCTTGTTATGTTTATTCCAAAATAATTGCCAGCACGTGCTCTATCAGCGTCAATCAACCCAAACAGACAGCCAGTGGACAGGAGGACATAGTCATGGGCATGGGCGTGGGCATCTTGGACGGAAACAAAAAGagtaaataaaagttaagCATCAGGAGTGAGTGGGCCAGTCCATGTGCAAAGCGTTTTCGCACTTATGCACATCATTTACTCCGTTCGCCGCTGTGAGCCCGCATCGAAGGATGCGTTTTTGCGAGTCCTTGCGGGGTGGCTCAGCATCCGCGTTAAGTAGCCGGCTAACAACTGATTCGGCGATAAGACATCCCATTTCGCTAGCCTCTCGTCCTTTCGCCACACTTCCGACCCGCTGTGCATCTCTATGgcaatttaatcaaattaattttctcaCGTGCTCTTTTCTGCTTCCCAGCAGgttctaaaataaaagcaaagcaCAATGCTTAtggctaataaaattatggaCTTATGGCTTAACGTTGGGTGGTGCAACGCCTTCTCTTTGAACTCCTCGTATTATTCGCAGGCGGACGAAGGAAGAATAGATCAGCGGGAATTTAAAGGCTTTATTTGTATTGCAAAGAGTTGGAATTCCTTTcactacaaaaaaaatgtttgtcgTCTTTATAAgctaatataataaaatgtaagtgGCTTAGGTTAACACCTAACTAAATCAGCAACTAAGCGAGATAagatgctatagtcgagtgtCGCTACTATTGGATACCCGTTACATAAATTGTGAAGCTCTACACTAATTTGGATATAAGAGCAATAAAGAGAGTGCTGTTGCTTGCAGAATTAAACTGTTCAAGCATTCCAATTAATTTAGTCCTAATAGGAGGATTTTCAATGCACTCCGGAAATACCCAGCGGAGGCACTCCTACTTGGCGAAGACACCTCACTAGGGATATCGACCCACCCGACTTATCATTAACATGAGTATATTTCCTTTATAGTGTCGGAAACGCTTGTTTACCCTTTTTAAGTAGGACTTAATAGATTTCGGCATATTTATGAGTATCAGCAAAAAATCGACAAAATACATTACTTTTCATCGAATTCAGTAATCCATTTTAATTCACAAGTAACAGGTAGAACAATAGAGCTATCAGGTTATCCTTGTTCAGCTAATGGGAGGAGTAATTTCCAAATTTGTTAGCATATCAATAGGAATCggcaagaaaataaaacaataagaaAAGTAGGAGAGAACGCTATATTCGAGTTTCCctactatcagatacccattacgCAGCTAGCAAGAATGCAAACGCGTTTTATCATATTTCTgagatatcgatagatattggaaaaaaataagaaaaaatttaaaagtgtgggcgtggcagtttttgccggtttgtgggcgttagagtgggcgtgccaAATTTGGAAACAATCCTGCGCTACGTATATCTAAAtattctagcttttatagttcctgagatcgcGACGTTCATACAGATATGGTCAGATCAACTCAACTAGTGATCCTTACCAAAAGTTATGGTCGGTGTGCTACACACTTGACATGGAATCTATGATACCATTCTACTCGATGAGCAAAgtgttgaaataaaaatagagcAATAGACACTTTTGGGAATGTCTTATTAGTTTAAGTACGGACATGTCTACAACTACTCGCCTGTTGATACTATATGGTATACAGTATACTATATAGATTATATGATCCCAAAGGAGATCCTTTACTATGCTGCAAGCATCGTCCCTAGTTAAAACCTTTCAAAAACAACTAGAATTCCCAGGTTAAGGTCTTGTTTAATTGggctataaatataaaatgcatcCATCATAGTATGTACTAAAACTATGCAAAATTGTATGGTTTTAATATTctcgttttatttaaatgcgttAAAGAAGTATTTTGtcgttttatttatggcttataaaaatgttaatgcaAATTGTGAACGTATCGCATGACGTTTCATCTCGTctcatatcatatatatttgtttaatattgaTTGATCTTTGCTCTATTAAATATAAGTTTGTAAGACATTATCATAGTTTAGCTTGTCGTCGTTGTCCCAAGCggtttatttctgtttttattcTCCGGTTCCGTTTTGTGGTTCAGTCGTTATGAAATACGATTGTTTATAACTatgttgtgtttttcttttatatttatcaaaatatatcaaatgctaacttattttttaaagctttCTATTTAGTTATTGTATTACAATTCTGTTAATCTCTGTTTTTCTTCCGTTTTGtggctttgttttcctttaaaaTTTGGATACGtttgaaataaaagttttggCAGCTGCTCTGGAGTAAATATTGGTTTGAAAAATCCATCAAACGCACTGTTTCTTTTTAGAGTATCAAATTTATCTATTATTCAAATCTAAGCACTAGCCACACAAATTATCCATTTAGTTATGCATCAGATGTTCCTTCCATTGGTCATACGGGCAGTAAGTTATACAAGTATTTTATATGGTTGCTGTGTACGCGCTTTATGACTTTCGAGTAAGTATTTTATACGTTTaaggatttataaaataaatcgGCTCTTAAGCATAACAAAGCTAACGAATTTTCCAAGGGGGCaaaaaaagcataaatattttaactaaaCCAAAGccttgtttgccatttttatatgtttacaGCCTTTGGCAAATTTCATTCAGCAGATTTCCAGCCATGCGCTAAACTTCAGAAAAGTAAAGTTTTCGAAGCTAATTGTAGTGAGCTTAAGCTTTCTGAAGTACaccaaataaatcaacaaaaacaccTATTATATTACttgtaattaaaagtaaacttTAGTTACACTCGAACTAGAGCTTTGTAGTATATAAtcgctcttttttttccagtgaATCTTTCTAAGTATTAAGTATtcggtttttcttttatagCGAACGTTACCAGTTAGTgtaaatgtatttgtatatacTTATAGACAACcatattgtttatttagttttacttTCCTcaattcaaacattttcataagtaaggaaaatatatttgtgttttaGTATGTGAGAATCAGATTGTTTCTATTCTGaccaaatacataaatgctTACTTAACGCCTCACGGAAGTCTGGATTCTAATTGAAAACTCGCTTAAGTCGGGTACACAGGCTTTTCAAATCTCCAGTTACGCATATAGTTTCCATTAGCAACAGTTGAAGGTAAAGCCAAAGGGTATATACAAGGATTGGTTTGGTTGAAGAAAGAGTATGTGAGTGACAATGCAATtgagtttattgttttaaaagtacatataaattaatcgtaaaataattaacttaGGACACCTTGCTCAAAGTTGTTGCAAATGCTTTCATTAGAAACTAAGAAAAATATCATCTCCGATACATGCGTCAAAGTTTAGTCGCAAAAACAAGAATATAAAAACACTCGAGACACAAATCaggcaaaaacaaatcgaaatcgaagcGGAATTCAAGAGGGTCGAATTCCGTGCTTTTTTTTATGGTTAAACGAATGAAACTTAACACCTATTTAAAGAAACTCCcaaaatgcaataacaatATGCATTGTTCAGGATCGAGGGGTATGGTAAGGATGGTCTTTTAGTTAAACTCTCTTCATGCTGcttcaaaacaaaattgaattttgcatATGATTTAAGGCGCAAAGCGTCGTCATTATGATTATCATCGGTATATCTTTATAAATGTGGTTGCAATAAACACGGCGTTATAAATCAGTATGTCTTTGGATCCGCTTGCGCCGTATATGTCAATAACACTTGAGAATTTCAATGCGCTTAGGTGAatgattaaaaactaaataaaatatatatgcgtTCATAGGCATATATACACGCTGCTCCAGAACTGTGATTATATGTAGGTAGCGGTCTCATTTTTTCGATGTAATTAGTTGCTAAAGTTGCCTTAGCCTATTGGTTTTGTGAACGAGATTCGAACATCGCTGTCACGTCGCGTATTGAGAATTGTGGTGAGATCTTTTCTCTGTTGCTGGAAAAGAAAGGGTCATTAGTAGAGTTTAGTCACAAATCGTGGGAAGCTCGGTGCTTACTTGGTGCCTGCATTGCTCTCGGCCAAGGAGTTCCTCTGCAAGCGATCGCGCGGCATGGGCTGACTACGTTCAAACTTATTCGCTGGCGTCTTGCTGGTGCTTCCATATTTCTGGGCCGTCGTCTTGACGCTGAGTAGCGAAGTGGAGGTTATGCCACTTACGCCACCGTTACTGGTATCACAATTTTGGTTCTTTTCGTCGGAAATCCGGCGCACGCGCTGTTGTCCCAGCTGCTCCTGTCCGTTACCCTGGCTCAAGCCCATGTGGAGGGTGCACTCCGATCCGCCGCCAGTGACGCGGCTCAGCTGCTTTAGGTTCATGTCGATATCCTTTTGCAAGGCGTGCATATCGCCGCGTGACTTGGACTTGATTCGCAGGGATTCTGCAGCCGGGAAGTTGTCTTCCGAGTTCAGTTCCGTACGCGACCGAGACTTGAGAGTATCGCCGTAGTACTTTTGCGTTAGCTGCTGACGCCGCTCCTCCTTGATTTTGTCGATGCGCTCACGATCTAGGACCACGC encodes:
- the LOC6732864 gene encoding brain-specific homeobox protein; amino-acid sequence: MAMLNEASLSPADAHAHANATTPTHSKAAAMASATTMLTTKTPFSIEHILFQNLNSASNNNNSSDTNGIAANSNNYAPKSSRNAVKSARSAFAHDNNPHKHPSQHSHPPQSHPPASASASATATARSNQAASGYAGEDYAKSLHSTPRSNHHSRHGASHYNGDQISQQLGSGAAQHPPVPTTQPQPPPPPPLNGGSGASNGVLYPNAPYTDHGFLQMTLGYLSPSSGTYKSVDPYFLSQASLFGGAPFFGAPGCVPELALGLGMGVNALRHCRRRKARTVFSDPQLSGLEKRFEGQRYLSTPERVELATALGLSETQVKTWFQNRRMKHKKQLRRRDNANEPVDFSRSEPGKQPGEATSSSGDSKHGKLNPGSVGGTPTQPTSEQQLQMCLMQQGYSTDDYSDLEADSGDEDNSSDVDIVGDAKLYQLT